The Desulfohalovibrio reitneri genome contains a region encoding:
- a CDS encoding ribose-phosphate diphosphokinase: MALHGDLRILSGTANPQLAEAICDHLGCKLTPILAETFSDGEIRIEIGANVRGADVFVVQPTCSPVNFNIMQLGLILDALKRASASRVTAVVPYYGYARQDRKVVPRAPISAKLMSDFLSAAGMHRLLTVDLHAGQIQGFFDLPVDNLYAAPVLLDYLKETQKDEELVVVSPDAGGVERARAYGKRLGASLAIIDKRRDEPNKARAMNLIGNVEGKVAIVLDDMIDTAGTICTAADVLIEHGAKKCLACATHPVLSGPAIERLENSAYDGVIVTDTIPLGPKGKECSKIAVKSVAGLLAKAIHNIHSESSVSVLFV; this comes from the coding sequence ATGGCGCTGCACGGCGACCTGCGCATTTTGAGCGGCACGGCCAATCCGCAACTGGCCGAGGCCATCTGCGATCACCTCGGGTGCAAGCTCACCCCCATTCTGGCCGAAACCTTCTCCGACGGCGAGATCCGCATCGAGATCGGGGCCAACGTCCGTGGCGCGGACGTCTTCGTGGTTCAGCCCACCTGCTCCCCGGTCAACTTCAACATCATGCAGCTCGGCCTGATCCTGGACGCCCTCAAGCGCGCCTCCGCCTCACGCGTGACAGCGGTGGTGCCCTACTACGGCTATGCCAGGCAGGACCGGAAGGTGGTGCCTCGCGCGCCCATCTCCGCCAAGCTCATGTCCGACTTCCTGTCCGCGGCCGGTATGCACCGCCTGCTGACCGTGGACCTGCACGCCGGGCAGATCCAGGGCTTTTTCGACCTGCCCGTGGACAACCTCTACGCCGCCCCCGTCCTGCTTGACTACCTCAAGGAGACGCAGAAGGACGAGGAACTGGTTGTGGTCTCCCCAGACGCCGGCGGCGTGGAACGCGCCAGGGCCTACGGCAAGCGCCTGGGAGCCTCCCTGGCCATCATCGACAAGCGCCGCGACGAGCCCAACAAGGCCCGGGCCATGAATCTCATCGGCAACGTCGAGGGCAAGGTGGCCATCGTGCTGGACGACATGATCGATACAGCGGGCACCATCTGCACCGCTGCCGACGTACTCATCGAGCACGGAGCCAAGAAGTGCCTGGCCTGCGCCACCCACCCAGTGCTTTCCGGCCCGGCCATCGAGCGGCTGGAGAACTCGGCCTACGACGGCGTCATAGTCACCGACACCATCCCCCTGGGACCCAAGGGGAAGGAATGCTCCAAGATCGCGGTCAAATCCGTGGCCGGCCTGTTGGCCAAGGCCATTCATAACATCCATTCCGAATCCTCGGTCAGCGTGCTTTTCGTCTAG